In Misgurnus anguillicaudatus unplaced genomic scaffold, ASM2758022v2 HiC_scaffold_26, whole genome shotgun sequence, the following proteins share a genomic window:
- the LOC129443139 gene encoding complement component C8 beta chain isoform X1, with protein MFCFLTANSAYSKATLCLAIICAVIVCSSGDPVDCSLSEWSSWTRCDPCLKQRYRYATLTQPSEFGGEPCHDHGREEEPCTPPSRYSCQKPAPPCQGFRCTTTGRCVFEALRCNGDDDCGDGSDEQGCNKVHKACSEPTEEYYGIENLARGVNIMNGKLEAVVLDNRYYAGGCLPHFIQDIRFRKPYNLQQYTTETKGSFDFKMEAFESFSGYSMSETKMTLSKTSVSFGIGIPAVFEFSFKYNDHRYKKSVKKMRNFSGTNKKFIHAHSELVMARYALKPSNLMLHPEFLSRLNALPLEYTYGEYRQLYSDYGTHFVKEATLGGDFDYTIVLNNEKLENAGYTLNDAKTCVDVAMKVGANIQGVYVSAGVSAGGCSGLLKELGDSTKTSKMVEDVIIVVRGGDSETVSRLAAKQLPTPDDMQLWGDAVFYSPDFINRKLEPLYELVSARDFSSANILKKNLRRALDEYMREISSCRCSPCLNNGIAVLKGTRCVCICPPGFKGVRCEITQRTASVIDGSWSCWSSWSTCTGKTQSRSRQCSNPTPQNGGMTCQGPQDESADCI; from the exons ATGTTTTGCTTTCTGACAGCAAACTCGGCGTACAGCAAAGCAACACTTTGTCTTGCCATAATATG TGCTGTTATAGTTTGTAGTTCAGGAGACCCTGTGGACTGTTCATTGTCTGAATGGTCTTCATGGACACGCTGTGACCCCTGCCTGAAACAGAGA TATCGATACGCCACATTGACACAGCCGTCTGAGTTTGGAGGAGAGCCGTGTCATGATCACGGCCGAGAGGAGGAGCCCTGCACTCCTCCGTCACGATACTCCTGTCAGAAACCTGCTCCTCCATGCCAGGGTTTCCGTTGTACAACAACAG GACGCTGTGTGTTTGAGGCTCTTCGCTGTAATGGTGATGATGACTGTGGGGACGGCTCTGATGAACAGGGCTGTAATAAAGTCCACAAAGCCTGTAGTGAACCCACTGAGGAATACTATGGAATCGAGAACCTTGCCAGAGG AGTCAACATCATGAACGGGAAACTAGAAGCAGTGGTGCTTGATAACCGCTACTATGCTGGTGGATGTTTGCCTCATTTTATCCAGGATATTCGGTTCAGGAAACCATATAATCTCCAACAGTACACAACAGAG ACAAAAGGctcatttgattttaaaatggaGGCATTTGAATCATTCAGTGGCTACTCCATGAGTGAAACCAAAATGACTCTGTCGAAGACCAGTGTCTCTTTTGGAATAGGCATTCCCGCTGTTTTTGAATTCAGTTTTAAGTATAACGACCACAGGTACAAGAAATCAGTCAAGAAGATGCGCAATTTTTCTGGAACG AATAAGAAATTCATCCATGCACACTCTGAGCTTGTGATGGCGCGTTATGCGCTGAAGCCCTCAAACTTGATGTTACACCCAGAGTTTCTGTCCCGTCTCAATGCCCTTCCCCTGGAATACACATACGGAGAATACCGCCAGCTCTACAGTGACTACGGGACACATTTTGTTAAAGAGGCAACGCTCGGTGGAGACTTTGACTATACCATCGTCCTCAATAATGAGAAACTCGAAAATGCTG GCTACACGCTCAATGATGCCAAAACCTGTGTGGATGTTGCTATGAAAGTCGGTGCGAACATTCAGGGAGTGTATGTGAGTGCAGGAGTCTCGGCTGGTGGCTGTAGTGGTCTACTGAAAGAGTTGGGAG ATTCCACTAAAACCAGTAAAATGGTGGAAGATGTTATAATTGTGGTGAGAGGAGGGGACAGTGAGACAGTCTCACGTCTGGCTGCCAAACAACTGCCAACACCAGACGACATGCAGCTGTGGGGCGATGCCGTCTTCTACAGTCCTGATTTTATCAATCGGAAG CTGGAACCGCTGTACGAGCTGGTGTCGGCGCGAGACTTCTCGAGCGCTAACATTCTGAAGAAGAACTTGAGAAGAGCTTTAGATGAGTACATGAGAGAAATCAGCTCCTGCCGCTGCTCGCCCTGTCTCAATAACGGCATTGCCGTCCTTAAAG GCACaaggtgtgtgtgtatttgtccACCTGGTTTCAAAGGAGTAAGGTGTGAGATTACCCAGAGAACAG CATCAGTAATCGATGGCAGTTGGAGTTGCTGGTCTTCATGGTCCACCTGTACAGGTAAAACTCAGAGCCGGAGCCGCCAGTGTAGCAATCCGACCCCGCAGAATGGTGGGATGACGTGTCAAGGACCTCAAGACGAATCTGCCGATTGCATCTGA